A genome region from Aurantiacibacter sp. MUD61 includes the following:
- a CDS encoding Ppx/GppA family phosphatase, producing the protein MRGKRGTQMIERPDRAVIDIGSNTVRLVIYSGPPRASNVWLNEKVTARLGRDLTATGRIPQEAEDLALSGLKRFAAIIDDLGVTDVAAVATAAAREAENGPEFIEKVRALGINPRVLSGVEEATTSAFGVIGAFPGARGIVADLGGGSLELVAVEDNACHDGISLPLGTLRLPALRADGDASFDEAITANLADAKWAKEQDGNLYLVGGTWRALASYAMHKQDYPLTDPQAFCMTPQEADAIAAELSESDPDDLTSISGISSSRASGLPDAAAMLRVMIAELQPEALVISAWGIREGLLFERLSDVARQQDPLLSAITHFATPRGADITNATLTAAWTAEAVDGRNRGSERIRLAATLLTQAAARVEPNLRLAHSVDWALEKRWLGLDHTGRAMIAQCLRASCGSPKIVDEYTRMASEKQLHRASAWGLANRLCRKIGAGTRISLTGSALRRKDDTLVLRFDESRAYLMADSVESELANLAKWLELDHRMVIGLD; encoded by the coding sequence ATGAGGGGGAAGCGGGGCACACAGATGATAGAGCGGCCTGACAGGGCTGTCATCGACATCGGCTCCAACACCGTACGCCTTGTTATCTATTCCGGTCCGCCCCGCGCTTCGAACGTTTGGCTCAATGAAAAGGTCACCGCGCGTCTTGGTCGTGACCTGACCGCCACTGGCCGAATTCCGCAGGAAGCGGAAGATCTGGCGTTGTCAGGCCTCAAACGCTTTGCCGCCATTATCGACGATCTGGGCGTTACGGATGTGGCCGCAGTGGCAACCGCCGCCGCGCGCGAAGCAGAAAACGGCCCGGAGTTTATCGAGAAAGTCCGCGCGCTTGGCATCAATCCCCGCGTGCTTTCCGGGGTGGAAGAGGCGACCACTTCTGCCTTTGGCGTCATCGGCGCATTTCCCGGCGCTCGCGGAATTGTGGCGGATCTTGGCGGCGGCAGTCTTGAGCTCGTCGCGGTCGAAGACAACGCATGTCACGATGGCATCAGCCTGCCGCTCGGCACTTTGCGCCTGCCCGCGCTGAGGGCCGATGGCGATGCCAGCTTCGATGAAGCAATCACAGCGAATCTTGCCGATGCGAAGTGGGCGAAAGAGCAGGACGGTAATCTCTACCTCGTCGGTGGAACGTGGCGAGCACTCGCGAGCTACGCCATGCACAAGCAGGATTATCCGCTGACCGACCCGCAAGCCTTTTGCATGACCCCACAAGAGGCGGACGCAATCGCCGCCGAACTTTCCGAATCCGATCCCGATGACCTGACATCCATCTCCGGCATTTCGTCGAGCCGCGCGTCAGGCCTCCCCGATGCCGCTGCAATGTTACGCGTGATGATTGCCGAATTGCAGCCTGAGGCGCTTGTCATCTCCGCCTGGGGCATTCGCGAAGGATTGCTGTTTGAGCGGCTGAGCGACGTTGCGCGCCAACAAGACCCGCTGCTCTCTGCCATCACCCACTTCGCGACCCCGCGCGGGGCAGACATCACCAATGCCACTCTCACCGCAGCATGGACGGCGGAGGCTGTCGACGGGCGCAATCGTGGCAGTGAGCGTATCCGCCTGGCAGCGACCCTGCTCACGCAGGCTGCCGCGCGGGTCGAGCCGAACTTGCGGCTCGCCCACTCGGTGGACTGGGCACTCGAGAAACGCTGGCTGGGGCTCGATCACACCGGCCGCGCGATGATCGCGCAATGCCTTCGTGCGAGTTGCGGCTCCCCAAAAATCGTCGATGAATACACCAGGATGGCGAGCGAAAAGCAGCTCCACCGCGCGTCAGCCTGGGGCCTCGCCAATCGCCTTTGCCGCAAAATCGGTGCCGGCACACGCATTTCGCTCACCGGCAGCGCATTGCGGCGGAAGGACGATACGCTCGTCCTGCGCTTCGACGAAAGCCGCGCTTACCTGATGGCAGACAGTGTGGAGTCAGAACTCGCCAATCTGGCAAAGTGGCTGGAGCTCGATCACCGGATGGTGATTGGCCTCGATTAA
- a CDS encoding alpha/beta fold hydrolase, giving the protein MADTLGQMARHVLALADERGADTLELFGHSMGGRVAAEVLRIAPDRVTRLALASSGLNPAVPGEAEKREAMQRIGYEQGYEALVDRWMGVLLSKDEADAPYADDLRAMCIAQGQAVFDAHNKALLARPPFADVLSDFTGPVLSITGEHDRMAPPAEHEAIADHAPISEFLVIESAGHLITLQRAEEVNTAIARWLA; this is encoded by the coding sequence ATGGCGGATACGCTTGGCCAGATGGCGCGGCATGTTCTGGCGCTGGCTGATGAGCGGGGTGCAGACACTCTGGAACTGTTCGGCCATTCAATGGGCGGGCGTGTCGCAGCCGAAGTCCTTCGCATCGCGCCCGACCGCGTCACCCGCCTCGCGCTCGCATCCAGCGGCCTCAACCCTGCCGTTCCGGGCGAAGCAGAAAAGCGCGAGGCAATGCAGCGCATTGGCTATGAGCAGGGGTATGAGGCGCTGGTCGACCGCTGGATGGGTGTCCTGCTGTCCAAAGACGAGGCGGATGCTCCTTATGCCGATGATCTCCGCGCAATGTGCATTGCGCAGGGGCAGGCCGTGTTCGACGCGCATAACAAGGCCCTGCTTGCTCGCCCGCCGTTTGCCGATGTGCTGAGCGACTTCACCGGTCCGGTGCTCAGCATCACGGGGGAGCATGATCGCATGGCCCCACCTGCCGAGCATGAAGCGATTGCCGACCATGCGCCGATCTCCGAATTCCTCGTGATCGAAAGCGCAGGCCATCTGATTACTCTTCAGCGCGCAGAGGAGGTCAACACGGCCATTGCCCGCTGGCTCGCATAG
- a CDS encoding TrbG/VirB9 family P-type conjugative transfer protein produces the protein MFRALSCSIAAALAFTTLAAPDVQAQDPRLMERLYDPTQVVRIEGRTNVQTTIQFGEGERIENVAVGNSATWQVTPSRSANLLFVKPLEPRAATNMTVVTNRHTYLFDLVANPGNRTPLYILTFTYPEELVPEDETGMAMTPLPSANALEMAAANDDLAVLDPADLNFAWSSTGTAALVPAEIYDNGRATFLNWPEDRALPAILLMDRDGNEGPVNYAVRGDTIVLDLVPGEIILRSGDDEARLVNLGLAGAYLADGTARTETDRD, from the coding sequence ATGTTCCGCGCCCTGTCTTGCAGCATCGCAGCAGCACTGGCCTTCACTACGCTCGCAGCGCCTGATGTCCAAGCCCAGGATCCGCGCCTGATGGAGCGGCTTTACGATCCCACCCAGGTCGTGCGCATCGAAGGCCGCACCAATGTGCAGACGACGATCCAATTCGGCGAAGGCGAGCGGATCGAGAATGTCGCAGTCGGCAATTCCGCCACTTGGCAGGTGACGCCCAGCCGCAGCGCCAATTTGCTCTTCGTCAAGCCGCTGGAGCCGCGTGCTGCAACCAATATGACGGTGGTGACCAATCGCCACACCTATCTTTTCGATCTGGTCGCCAATCCGGGCAATCGCACGCCGCTTTATATCCTCACTTTCACCTATCCTGAGGAGCTGGTGCCGGAGGATGAAACGGGGATGGCGATGACGCCGCTCCCGTCGGCCAATGCTTTGGAAATGGCTGCGGCGAATGACGATCTGGCGGTGCTTGATCCGGCGGACCTCAATTTCGCGTGGTCGAGCACCGGCACCGCTGCCCTCGTGCCTGCCGAGATTTACGACAATGGCCGCGCCACATTCCTCAACTGGCCGGAGGACCGCGCACTCCCGGCCATCCTGTTGATGGACCGTGACGGTAACGAAGGCCCTGTGAATTATGCCGTGCGCGGGGACACGATCGTCCTCGACCTCGTGCCCGGAGAAATCATCCTGCGATCGGGCGATGATGAAGCACGCCTCGTCAATCTTGGGCTTGCAGGCGCCTATCTGGCGGACGGCACCGCACGCACCGAAACGGATCGGGACTGA
- a CDS encoding TrbI/VirB10 family protein, with the protein MKLAMRMPEKGTGTDTDPREAMDTEVIDLASRTSYPVVANRNPRSDALGLAAGIGFVGLLGAAVLWGLSSSRLEDENAQAAGQVDQAAPPPVMVGGTPTDGLPSANAVAAEVPAPVAAPGAVLAPAPGPGFVGSPAPAGNPYNSPALVFDGSAAPAANGAGVPAGAAVPAAADTGTVPGAGGAGEFAARIGGVGGGPASATQDFNPATTVTQGTMIPAILETAINTDVPGYVRAVVSQDVRSHDGARVLIPRSSRLVGQYQSGLQAGQRRAYVIWERVIRPDGVSVQLRSPATSFDGTAGLEGDVNNHFFSRFGSAMLLSVIGGLTTVASGGASVVLGGGQSAASTALQQDGQRPPTIRVRMGEPIRVYTARDLDFGSAPAVR; encoded by the coding sequence ATGAAACTCGCCATGCGAATGCCCGAAAAAGGCACTGGAACCGACACCGATCCGCGCGAAGCGATGGACACGGAAGTCATCGATCTGGCGAGCCGGACGAGCTATCCGGTCGTCGCCAATCGCAACCCGCGTTCCGACGCGCTGGGCCTTGCTGCAGGCATCGGCTTCGTCGGGCTTTTGGGCGCAGCAGTTCTCTGGGGGCTCAGTTCTAGCCGCCTCGAGGACGAGAATGCGCAAGCCGCTGGACAAGTGGATCAAGCAGCACCGCCTCCGGTGATGGTTGGTGGAACACCCACTGATGGTCTGCCGAGCGCCAATGCCGTTGCGGCAGAGGTTCCCGCGCCGGTGGCAGCACCCGGCGCCGTGCTGGCCCCCGCGCCTGGCCCCGGCTTTGTTGGTTCGCCCGCTCCGGCTGGCAATCCGTATAACTCCCCCGCCCTGGTATTCGACGGCAGCGCCGCTCCGGCAGCAAACGGGGCCGGAGTTCCTGCAGGAGCAGCCGTCCCGGCGGCAGCCGATACCGGCACCGTCCCGGGCGCTGGCGGCGCTGGGGAATTTGCCGCGCGTATCGGCGGCGTTGGCGGCGGTCCGGCCAGCGCAACGCAAGATTTCAATCCGGCAACCACGGTGACGCAGGGAACGATGATCCCCGCAATCCTCGAAACCGCGATCAACACCGATGTACCGGGATATGTCCGCGCGGTGGTGAGCCAGGATGTGCGCAGCCACGATGGTGCGCGCGTGCTTATTCCGCGCTCGAGCCGCCTTGTCGGACAATATCAGTCCGGCCTGCAGGCAGGCCAGCGCCGTGCCTATGTGATCTGGGAGCGGGTGATCCGCCCCGATGGCGTGTCGGTGCAATTGCGCAGCCCTGCAACATCCTTCGATGGCACTGCGGGTCTGGAAGGCGACGTCAACAACCACTTCTTCAGTCGCTTCGGCTCAGCCATGCTGCTGTCAGTCATCGGCGGGCTGACCACCGTGGCGAGCGGCGGAGCCTCGGTCGTTCTCGGTGGCGGGCAGAGCGCAGCGAGCACCGCCCTCCAGCAGGACGGTCAGCGCCCTCCGACCATTCGCGTCCGCATGGGTGAGCCGATCCGCGTTTACACCGCGCGTGATCTCGACTTCGGCTCTGCGCCAGCGGTTCGCTGA
- a CDS encoding TonB-dependent receptor plug domain-containing protein produces the protein MKRLLLASTAAIFAAFPAAAQDEGQDRETPERDDPCPSMPEEYAGIDDCHLGSTARDQLDAQPVTVVDQIVVLGEGLPETPAAPAYSTIVIDRDALPSTGSGRLEDALSSVAGFQQFRRSDSRAANPSAQGATLRALGGNATSRALVLLDGVPISDPFFGYIPFSSIGPEQLSAIRVTRGGGSGPFGAGALAGTIRMQSAGADTLGLFNASALVNHRGGTELSASLAPQIGDGFAVIHGRWDRGDGFFTTPENQRVPASSRANYESWSLGGRIVQPLGDDLEIQARVLAFDDNRTLRFDGADNSSEGQDIALRLVSRGDWEIDVLGYAQWRNFTNVVISSTRFVRVLDQKDTPATGLGGKIEVRPPVGGGHTLRFGADYRRSEGELFEDSYSAFTGALRENRFAGGVNTDLGLFVEDDWVVGDLLLTGGLRADRYTIGDGFYRALAADGTVLRDDEFADRADWEVTWRAGALYALSEAVEVRGAVYSGFRLPTLNELYRPFVVFPVVTQANESLEPERLEGWELGVDVFPAPEVFLSLTYFDNQVEGAIANVTLEPTLRQRRNLDAIDAQGLEFAASVRRGPFSLNGTLAYTDAEVVGTGSAAILDGNRPPQTPEFSASVTAAYAFMTDGRISATLRHVGSQFEGDQENDLLHAATTIDLFAQVPIVDQLSFTLRAENLLNEEIVTRNQGGSIDLGVPRTVWIGLRWGF, from the coding sequence ATGAAACGCCTGTTGCTGGCCAGCACCGCCGCGATTTTCGCCGCCTTCCCCGCTGCCGCGCAGGATGAAGGGCAGGATCGAGAGACACCCGAGAGGGACGATCCTTGTCCTTCCATGCCCGAGGAATATGCCGGGATCGATGACTGCCATCTTGGCAGTACGGCTCGTGATCAACTTGATGCCCAGCCTGTCACGGTTGTCGATCAGATCGTGGTGCTCGGCGAGGGTTTGCCCGAGACGCCTGCCGCGCCTGCATATTCCACCATCGTTATTGATCGCGATGCGCTGCCATCAACAGGTAGCGGGCGGCTGGAAGATGCCCTGTCCAGCGTCGCGGGCTTCCAGCAATTTCGCCGGTCGGATAGCCGCGCGGCCAATCCGAGCGCACAAGGCGCAACCCTTCGCGCGCTAGGCGGCAATGCGACAAGCCGCGCGCTCGTCTTGCTCGATGGCGTGCCGATTTCGGATCCCTTCTTCGGGTATATCCCTTTCAGCTCGATCGGCCCCGAACAGTTGAGCGCAATCCGGGTGACGCGCGGTGGCGGCTCCGGTCCATTCGGCGCGGGCGCTCTCGCAGGCACGATCCGCATGCAAAGCGCAGGCGCGGATACGCTCGGCCTTTTCAACGCCAGCGCGCTGGTCAACCATCGTGGCGGCACCGAGCTGTCTGCAAGCCTCGCGCCGCAAATTGGTGATGGCTTTGCCGTAATCCACGGTCGCTGGGATCGCGGAGACGGTTTCTTCACCACGCCCGAGAACCAGCGCGTTCCAGCCTCCAGCAGGGCCAATTATGAATCCTGGTCGCTCGGTGGGCGCATAGTGCAGCCGCTGGGCGATGATCTTGAGATTCAGGCACGAGTGCTCGCTTTCGACGACAATCGCACGCTGCGCTTCGATGGCGCGGACAACTCCTCTGAAGGTCAGGACATCGCCCTGAGGCTTGTCAGCCGTGGGGATTGGGAAATCGACGTTCTCGGCTATGCCCAGTGGCGCAATTTCACCAATGTCGTGATTTCCTCGACGCGGTTTGTGCGTGTGCTCGATCAGAAGGACACGCCTGCGACCGGCCTTGGCGGCAAGATTGAAGTGCGTCCTCCGGTCGGCGGCGGGCACACGCTGCGCTTCGGTGCCGATTATCGCCGCAGCGAGGGAGAGCTGTTCGAGGATTCCTATTCGGCCTTCACCGGCGCCTTGCGCGAGAACCGCTTTGCTGGCGGCGTGAACACCGACCTCGGCCTGTTTGTGGAGGATGATTGGGTGGTCGGCGATCTCCTCCTCACCGGCGGCCTGCGCGCGGACCGATACACCATCGGTGATGGCTTCTATCGCGCACTGGCAGCGGACGGAACGGTGCTGCGCGACGATGAATTCGCCGACCGCGCCGACTGGGAAGTGACCTGGCGCGCCGGCGCGCTTTACGCGCTCAGCGAAGCGGTGGAAGTTCGCGGAGCCGTCTATTCGGGTTTCCGCCTGCCGACCTTGAATGAACTTTACCGGCCCTTCGTGGTCTTCCCCGTCGTGACCCAAGCCAATGAATCGCTTGAGCCCGAGCGGCTCGAGGGCTGGGAGTTGGGCGTGGATGTTTTCCCGGCACCCGAAGTTTTTCTCTCCCTCACCTATTTCGACAATCAGGTGGAAGGCGCGATTGCGAATGTGACGCTGGAGCCCACCCTGCGCCAGCGCCGCAATCTGGATGCCATCGACGCGCAGGGCCTCGAATTTGCGGCGAGCGTGCGGCGCGGTCCATTCAGTCTGAACGGGACGCTAGCCTACACAGATGCAGAGGTGGTCGGCACGGGCTCGGCAGCCATCCTCGACGGCAACCGCCCACCGCAAACGCCCGAATTCTCAGCCAGTGTCACCGCCGCCTATGCCTTTATGACCGACGGCCGGATTTCCGCCACTCTGCGCCACGTCGGCTCGCAATTCGAAGGCGATCAGGAGAACGACCTGCTCCACGCCGCAACGACGATCGACTTGTTTGCGCAGGTCCCCATCGTAGATCAGCTGTCTTTCACTTTGCGCGCCGAAAACCTTCTCAATGAGGAAATCGTCACCCGCAACCAGGGCGGCAGTATCGATCTGGGTGTCCCGCGGACCGTGTGGATTGGCCTGCGCTGGGGATTCTAG
- a CDS encoding DUF805 domain-containing protein produces MWWAAIRSNLSRLLKFSGRESKQSFWLYVSGVAIVVIGGGMLAFMPLMAESMARMQEFAEANPDKATIRSGPDHYSITVEGHHPELMPDTNLIFAWLVTFFGLAFILLAAAVARRLHDRGMRGFWGFLPVPFIIFSTVSMRQYFGSENNDMTQFLAIFASNFLYMLSLAVLCILLAGKGDPETNSFGDAPD; encoded by the coding sequence ATGTGGTGGGCAGCAATTAGGAGCAATCTTTCGCGGCTCCTAAAATTCTCGGGTAGAGAATCGAAACAGTCGTTCTGGCTGTATGTCTCTGGTGTTGCCATCGTAGTAATTGGTGGCGGAATGCTCGCTTTTATGCCGCTCATGGCGGAAAGCATGGCCAGAATGCAGGAGTTTGCCGAAGCTAATCCAGATAAGGCGACAATTCGTAGCGGACCTGATCATTATTCAATCACCGTTGAAGGGCATCATCCCGAATTGATGCCAGATACGAACCTCATTTTCGCTTGGTTGGTGACCTTTTTCGGTCTGGCATTCATTCTTTTGGCTGCAGCAGTGGCACGGCGTCTCCATGATCGTGGTATGCGTGGGTTCTGGGGTTTTCTGCCGGTGCCCTTCATCATCTTTTCAACCGTATCCATGCGCCAATACTTCGGGTCGGAAAACAATGACATGACACAGTTCCTCGCAATTTTTGCGAGCAACTTTCTCTATATGCTGTCTCTTGCAGTCTTGTGCATTCTGCTCGCTGGAAAAGGTGATCCCGAAACTAACAGTTTTGGCGATGCGCCTGATTAA
- a CDS encoding RNA degradosome polyphosphate kinase, whose product MASDPNLTPTAANDGETTSAPTSAEDRYFNRELSWLAFNDRVLEEANNEAYPLLERLRFLSISGSNLDEFMMIRVAGLIGQVRSGVSETSIDGRTPRQQLSAINARVDELEQKQQQALATLRPLLEEEGIHITGEDRIDDEAESWLRAYFLDHIMPVITPQALDPAHPFPFVANGGIGALFNLKRHGTGGRLIEMVLIPSALPRFIRIPGEEAIYVAIERLVCRYADILFPGFDVLGDGVFRVLRDSDIEIEEEAEDLVRLFRSAIQRRRRGQVIMLEIDESFDPEAEELLREKLGLSQAAIATTEGMLGISGLSEVVEEERPDLKFPSYSPRYPERVLEHDGDLFAALGAKDIIIHHPYESFEVVVDFLRQAAADPKVVSIKQTLYRAGNQPTLINALIEAAEAGKSVTAVVELKARFDEEQNLKWAGELERAGVQVIYGFIDMKTHAKVSMVVRKEDDGIRTYCHFGTGNYHPVTARIYTDLSYFTADPALGRDAAKLFNFVTGYVEPQSMERLAISPLTLDDRIMEHIDHEIALAREGKPATIWAKMNSLTEEAMIDKLYEASQAGVDIVLVVRGICCLRPGVPGLSENISVKSIIGRFLEHSRIYAFGNGEPMPSDKAKVYISSADLMERNLHRRVEALVPIINPTVHDQVLDQVLLANLLDTQQSWLLDGETGDYERVERDAEGFNCHEYFMTNPSLSGRGEALKQGGVPKLTLRKETQ is encoded by the coding sequence ATGGCGAGCGATCCGAACCTTACCCCAACCGCTGCCAATGATGGCGAGACGACCAGCGCGCCGACGAGCGCGGAAGACCGCTATTTCAACCGTGAGTTGTCATGGCTGGCGTTCAACGATCGCGTGCTCGAAGAAGCCAATAATGAGGCTTACCCGCTGCTCGAACGGCTTCGCTTCCTGTCGATTTCGGGAAGCAACCTCGACGAATTCATGATGATCCGCGTCGCCGGCCTGATCGGGCAGGTACGCAGCGGCGTTTCGGAAACCAGCATCGATGGCCGCACTCCCCGCCAGCAATTAAGCGCGATCAATGCGCGAGTGGATGAGCTGGAGCAGAAGCAGCAGCAGGCACTCGCCACGCTAAGGCCGCTGCTTGAGGAAGAAGGCATACATATCACCGGCGAAGACCGGATCGATGATGAAGCGGAAAGCTGGCTGCGCGCATATTTCCTCGATCACATCATGCCGGTCATCACGCCGCAAGCGCTCGACCCGGCGCACCCCTTCCCCTTCGTGGCGAATGGCGGGATCGGTGCGCTTTTCAATCTGAAGCGGCACGGCACCGGCGGCAGGCTCATCGAAATGGTGCTGATCCCCAGTGCTCTGCCGCGGTTCATCCGCATTCCGGGCGAGGAAGCGATCTATGTCGCGATCGAACGGCTCGTGTGCCGCTATGCCGATATCCTGTTCCCCGGCTTCGACGTGCTGGGTGACGGTGTGTTCCGCGTGCTGCGCGATAGCGATATCGAGATTGAAGAGGAGGCGGAGGACCTCGTCCGCCTGTTCCGCAGCGCCATCCAGCGCCGTCGTCGCGGCCAGGTCATCATGCTGGAGATCGACGAAAGCTTCGATCCCGAAGCCGAGGAATTGCTGCGCGAAAAACTGGGCCTGAGCCAGGCCGCCATCGCCACGACCGAAGGGATGCTTGGCATTTCCGGCCTGTCCGAAGTGGTCGAGGAAGAGCGGCCCGATCTCAAATTCCCCAGCTACTCGCCGCGCTATCCCGAACGCGTGCTCGAACATGATGGAGATTTGTTCGCGGCCCTTGGAGCCAAGGACATCATCATCCACCACCCTTACGAGAGTTTCGAAGTAGTTGTCGATTTCCTGCGCCAGGCCGCAGCCGATCCCAAAGTGGTCTCCATCAAGCAGACGCTCTATCGCGCGGGCAATCAGCCGACGCTCATCAATGCGCTGATCGAAGCTGCCGAAGCGGGAAAGTCGGTGACCGCTGTGGTCGAGCTGAAGGCCCGCTTTGACGAGGAACAAAACCTCAAATGGGCAGGTGAGCTGGAGCGCGCCGGGGTGCAGGTGATCTACGGCTTCATCGACATGAAGACTCACGCCAAGGTGAGCATGGTCGTGCGCAAGGAGGATGATGGTATCCGTACCTACTGCCACTTCGGCACCGGCAATTATCACCCCGTCACCGCGCGCATTTATACCGACCTGTCCTATTTCACCGCCGATCCTGCGCTTGGGCGCGATGCCGCGAAACTGTTCAATTTCGTCACCGGCTATGTCGAACCGCAGAGCATGGAGCGCCTTGCCATCAGTCCGCTGACGCTGGACGACAGAATCATGGAGCATATCGATCACGAAATCGCCCTGGCGCGCGAAGGCAAGCCGGCGACGATCTGGGCGAAGATGAATTCGCTCACCGAAGAGGCGATGATCGACAAGCTATACGAAGCCAGTCAGGCGGGAGTCGATATCGTGCTTGTGGTGCGCGGCATCTGTTGCCTGCGACCAGGCGTGCCGGGCCTGTCCGAGAATATCTCCGTCAAATCCATCATCGGCCGTTTCCTCGAGCACAGTCGGATTTACGCCTTTGGTAATGGCGAACCGATGCCGAGTGACAAGGCCAAGGTCTACATCTCCAGCGCGGACCTGATGGAACGCAATCTGCACCGCCGGGTTGAAGCTCTTGTGCCAATCATCAATCCTACGGTGCACGATCAGGTTCTTGATCAGGTGCTTCTCGCCAATTTGCTCGATACCCAGCAGAGCTGGCTGCTCGATGGCGAGACGGGGGATTACGAGCGTGTGGAGCGTGACGCAGAGGGTTTCAACTGCCACGAATACTTCATGACAAACCCATCCTTAAGCGGGCGCGGCGAAGCGCTGAAACAGGGCGGCGTCCCCAAACTCACATTGCGCAAAGAGACGCAGTGA
- the virB11 gene encoding P-type DNA transfer ATPase VirB11, which produces MSAEVYDLGSEAGVTPVADQPLAAGGSVYLDAYLAPFREWLERDTVTEILVNKPGEMWVEDAAVPGPMQRIELTAIDDKLVQRLAEQVARISHQGINREHPLLGATLPDGARIQFCGPPATRKHWAMAIRRHRRLDLTLDAYDAGALAPPQQPELPDAQAEPIAFLRAAIKARKTILISGGTSTGKTTFLNAMLAEIPRDERVVLVEDTPELKIPGANGVGLVAVKGELGEAKVTANELLQSALRLRPDRIVLGELRGAESVSFLRAINTGHPGSFSTIHANSLRGALEQLSLMVMQTGIGLTRSDTIAYAASVIDVIVQLDRTNGKRGISAIAEAHKLADSWA; this is translated from the coding sequence ATGAGCGCAGAGGTATACGATCTTGGCAGCGAGGCGGGCGTAACGCCCGTCGCAGACCAGCCCCTCGCCGCGGGTGGTTCGGTCTATCTCGACGCCTATCTCGCGCCGTTTCGCGAATGGCTGGAGCGGGACACGGTTACCGAAATCCTCGTCAACAAGCCGGGCGAAATGTGGGTGGAGGACGCCGCGGTGCCGGGTCCGATGCAACGCATCGAGCTTACCGCGATTGACGACAAGCTGGTGCAGCGCCTCGCCGAACAGGTCGCACGCATTAGCCATCAGGGCATCAATCGCGAGCATCCCCTGCTCGGCGCGACATTGCCCGATGGCGCCCGCATCCAGTTTTGCGGACCACCTGCCACGCGCAAGCACTGGGCCATGGCCATCCGCCGTCACCGCAGGCTCGACCTGACATTGGACGCTTATGATGCAGGCGCGCTCGCACCGCCCCAGCAGCCGGAACTGCCCGATGCGCAGGCCGAGCCGATCGCTTTCCTCCGCGCTGCCATCAAGGCGCGCAAAACGATCCTAATTTCCGGCGGCACGAGCACCGGCAAGACCACCTTCCTCAACGCGATGTTGGCTGAAATACCCCGCGATGAGCGCGTTGTGCTGGTTGAGGATACGCCCGAGCTAAAAATACCGGGTGCCAATGGCGTGGGCCTAGTTGCCGTCAAAGGCGAGCTTGGCGAAGCGAAAGTCACGGCCAATGAGCTGCTGCAATCGGCCCTGCGCTTGCGACCCGACCGGATCGTGCTTGGCGAGCTGCGCGGCGCGGAAAGCGTCAGCTTCCTGCGGGCCATCAACACCGGCCACCCGGGCAGTTTCTCGACCATCCACGCCAATTCGCTGCGCGGCGCACTCGAGCAGTTGAGCCTGATGGTCATGCAGACCGGCATCGGCCTCACCCGATCGGACACGATCGCCTATGCCGCGAGTGTCATCGATGTGATCGTGCAGCTCGATCGCACCAATGGCAAACGCGGGATCAGTGCGATTGCCGAAGCGCACAAACTGGCGGACAGCTGGGCCTGA